The DNA window GAGAGATTGCAATCAATCGTTTTAGGAAGATCATCTCGGAGCAGAATCGCTGAAGTATTTTAGTAAGTGATTTCGTCGAAGCGCGTTAAGCTTTTTAAGTGACAGATTGTAGTTTATATCTGTAATTTAGGTGGTACCGCGAATATATCGTCCTAAGTCTTTTGACTTAGGACTTTTTTATTTCATATAGGAACTTTATAGAAAATGAGTAGAAGTAGTAAGAGAAAGGGTGAGTCATTTGGCAAAGTTTGAGCAATTGTCTCAAAAGACAGTTAAAGAAACAGAAAAAGCAATATCTTCAAAGTGGGAAGATATGAAGATTTTGGATAAAATGATGGAAACAAGAAAAGATAATGATGATTATGTATTTTATGATGGACCACCTACTGCAAATGGTCGTCCAGGTATTCACCATGTTATTTCAAGAACACTTAAGGATTCGGTTGTTCGCTATAAAACTATGCAAGGATACCATGTAAGACGTAAGGCTGGATGGGATACTCACGGTTTACCTGTTGAAATCGAAGTTGAAAAACAATTGGGTCTTAGCGACAAACAAGAAATTGAAAATTATGGAATCGGAGCATTTAACGAAAAGTGTAAAGAGTCAGTATTCACTTATGAAGGTATGTGGAGAGATATGACTAAGCGTATGGCTTATGAAGTAGATTTAGATAACCCATATATCACATTAAACAATGACTATATTG is part of the Tissierellales bacterium genome and encodes:
- a CDS encoding class I tRNA ligase family protein; this encodes MAKFEQLSQKTVKETEKAISSKWEDMKILDKMMETRKDNDDYVFYDGPPTANGRPGIHHVISRTLKDSVVRYKTMQGYHVRRKAGWDTHGLPVEIEVEKQLGLSDKQEIENYGIGAFNEKCKESVFTYEGMWRDMTKRMAYEVDLDNPYITLNNDYIETEWWILNKFFEEGYIYEGHKILPYCPRCGTGLASHEVAQGYKEIKSNTVTAKFKKKDTEEFFLVWTTTPWTLAANVALAVHPEEDYVKVKASDENIYYVAKTLADKVLEG